One window from the genome of Eucalyptus grandis isolate ANBG69807.140 chromosome 7, ASM1654582v1, whole genome shotgun sequence encodes:
- the LOC104429854 gene encoding (-)-germacrene D synthase, whose amino-acid sequence MSGVYFEPKYEVTREILTKMIVIVSIFDDMYDVYATLEEIEVFTEAIERWDVDAKDGLPKYMQVCYETLLDLYDEFGDKFTRKEQSYCLFYAKEVMKNHLKAYFAEAKWFHQNHMPTMEEYMPIASTSIGCELLLGTSFLGMGDIVTKNDFDWLLYSDSKMVKASKVVARLMDDIAGHKSEQERGHSPSSVECFMKQYRVTEEEAKEELRKQVVNAWKDMNEELRRSSAVPKLLRTRILNFAQVFDVVYNDEKDHYSHAGTKFKEHVTSLYVDPLPM is encoded by the exons ATGTCAGGAGTTTATTTCGAGCCGAAGTACGAAGTCACTAGAGAAATACTAACCAAAATGATCGTGATTGTTTCCATatttgatgacatgtatgatgtctATGCCACATTGGAAGAAATAGAAGTCTTCACAGAAGCAATTGAAAG GTGGGATGTTGATGCCAAAGATGGATTGCCAAAATACATGCAAGTTTGTTATGAGACACTTCTTGATTTGTATGATGAATTTGGCGACAAATTTACTAGAAAAGAACAATCATACTGCCTCTTCTATGCAAAAGAAGTG ATGAAAAACCATCTGAAAGCATACTTTGCCGAAGCCAAATGGTTCCACCAAAACCACATGCCGACAATGGAGGAGTACATGCCCATTGCATCAACATCCATTGGCTGTGAATTGCTACTGGGGACGTCGTTTCTTGGAATGGGAGATATCGTAACAAAAAACGATTTTGACTGGTTATTATACAGCGATTCTAAGATGGTGAAGGCTTCAAAAGTAGTCGCTCGACTCATGGATGATATTGCCGGACATAAG TCTGAGCAAGAGAGAGGACATTCGCCATCTTCAGTGGAGTGTTTCATGAAACAATATAGAGTTACAGAGGAAGAGGCTAAGGAGGAACTCCGTAAACAAGTGGTCAATGCATGGAAGGACATGAACGAAGAGCTACGCCGTTCAAGCGCTGTTCCCAAGCTACTCCGCACGAGAATTCTTAATTTTGCACAAGTCTTCGATGTGGTGTATAATGATGAAAAAGATCACTACTCTCATGCTGGAACCAAGTTCAAAGAGCATGTGACTTCTCTGTACGTCGATCCATTGCCAATGTGA